The region cattcaaatatgtaaaattttaaatttaaaagcaGCAAACAATAATGAAACTGTTCTCGATTGTATGCCAATACAAAGTCAACATTAGTAACAAAACATCATTaggaaaaattgtatttattgtATCGAAAACACAACTAATCCTAGAATCTATAGAGCAATTCAAATATTCAGCATAACATATCATAAGCACACAGCAAAGGAAGGAccacgtgaaaaaaaaaaaaaaactacacataTCCTCCTCTAACAAATACAAGTTTGAAAGTGCGTGTCCATGATACCAGTTAAGTCATCGCATAACACAACCGAGGCAATTTACAGAAAAGAGTTAATAAAACTCAAAGGGTAAGAAACAGAAATAGCATCACAGCAGGACAAGTACAACCTCACAGATTATTACTAAACCAAACAGTAACAACTAATTTAAACCCTGATTAATCAAATACCCAGAACGAATTTTAACAAACACCCCACAAGACAACAAACAAAGATGATCCAAAACACAGAATACCCAGATGAGCAAAAAggttaaagacaaaaaatttgGGGTTTGAAAGCAAAAGGGTAATTGAGAAACCTTACTTTGGAGTTGGAATCGGAGTTCCAAGGGCGTGAGAATGCAGCACCGAAATTGGGGGCAGAATCATAACTGGAAGCTGCTGCGAGAGGACGAATCGGCTGGAAATCGTAACTGGGAACGATGTCGTCCTTGTTGATCCCATTGCCAAGcgatttttcttcttcctcttcatcaTCGTCTTCTTcgcgatgatgatgatgttgctGCGGTGGTTCATGTTTCATGAGGTCGATGAAGTCCTTGCTGTGTTGCTGCGCAGTGGAAGATCCATGAGTGAGATCCATAATCTGCTTGTCCATAAACGGCGTTGTATTCATCGATGGAAACCAGAAACTGGCGCAAAAAACACAACACAATCGATTGTAGTTTGGTTAGGTGTGAGACTCTGTTGTGTGAGTGCTTAGCATAAGCAAAAGCTTGAAAACCTCTTCAAGAATATCCTTCTTCCCTTCTGCAGTTTCACTCTTAAATacgaatttatttgtttttctttcttaatttctGTTCTCAATCTTTTCACTCTTTTCCCGTACAATCTCAAtcttaaaagatttatttttcttagtttctgttttatctttttttctttgaatccagatgaattaaaaaatcatcattaaatatgtttaagtagttagttttattttattatgcaataaaaatattagttatttatttatttattttaatatgatatttttatcaatatttttattagacCGTGTACAACATAAAatgtgattaaaaaatataacaatcgttaagggttaaatatgttttggtccttcaagttgtttcagtaaaatttgaaattagtccatctttaaaatgtttgaccaatttagttttacatctttcaaaatacgtgaatttagtccttttaaccaaattttgatgttttaagcgtatttcatgatagtatttgaattgtttacacagtttgatacatttttgctttaatgttaacttaaatattatcataaaatgcgtttaaaatctCGAATAAACTTACCAAAATTTCGTATGAAACACTAAATCCACGGATTTCGAAAAATAAGATGAAGTACTAAATTGCTATAAAGTTTgaaagagagactaattccaaaatttactgagaTTGGAGggaccaaaacatatttaacccccaattgttaataaatatattttttctaagcAAATTGTTAccaaatgttaatataaataaataaatttatcttatcaatttactgatataaaaaaattatctttgctttgatttattaatataaagatttttctttcttagtttttgttttatcttttcctTTGATTCCAggtgaattaaaaaaatcattattaaaatatttaagtttagtTTTTTGATTATGTAACAAAAggattagtttttttattttttatttattttcaatatgatatttttatcaaattcttATTCTAAGAAGTGTAGATAACATAAAAAtgtgattaaaaatattacagttggtaataaatatactttttccTAAACAAATTGCTAAcgaagattaatataaaaaaattatctgatCAATTTActaatatacaaatttataacatttagCAGCTGAATagatagatttttttaaaaaactttaaattaaaaagttaatatattttaaatatgagttgtattataaaaaaagaaaaatatttaaaggtgAGACATTATAATAAACAACTTcattaaaattggacaaaaatgtataaaattggACATTAAGTAATAAagacaaattataaaaactgACAGAAatatggcaaaaggaaaataagatATTAGTTTGCTATCAATTTTGTAGAAGTGATCAACATTTTAAATCGGAGTAAAATGCTGAGATGGAAGATTATGAAATATATAGTTGAcagttttttaagaaaattactaTTTATATCGAATAACGTCATATCCTCCTATCAATTTagtctaatttatatataaaatgtcataaatatgattgtaatatatataaaatataaaatgttatatatattattcttaagattttgcatttaaaaataatagaaataaaaatattttgttcatatCGAGTGAAAGAAATGTACTACATTAGGAGTGTGTGCGATTATGTACTATATATTacatagtaataaaatatttgtttttctttctcatcatatcattattgttttttttatcctctttgtCTATACCATCAGCTTTTGCTCTATATGAGTTGTATATGACATCCACAGAGACATTAGAAGAGgaaacaaatttttaaacatgtattgtattataaaagagtgataaatttaacaaatatgagaaataaagtgtaaaatatacaaaattataaattaatgatataGTTTATTTGTAAACACCACAAAGACAGAACATCATGATTAACTTTCAAACtttagaaaaagaaactaaaacatTAAAACTATTCAATAGAAAACATTAACATTTTCTTGTTGAACAATACTCTTCGGCCTAACCTAAGAGAGTTAATTACTATTCAAGACGCGCATTGCAAACCTTTGTGTTACCGAGGTAAAAAATGtggatatttttgaaaattaaagacaCATTATGTTTGGTCAAAAGGTGAGAGTGAACAGACACAGACCAGAATACACAGTTGTTTGTTTGCATTGCAAAACAACAACAGCATACTATGTCTCGCGAAGAAGACATCCTCAACACTGTTCAAAGCGAACTCGGCCTTTCATCGGAGCTGCATGTCGGTGGTTCATCAAATTTCAAGCTTCCTGAAGGTTGGATTATGGAGGAAAAACCTCGACCCTCTAAGCCTAATCATGTTGACAAGGTACATATTCTCTTTTTCACCCATCATCAAGTATTGTTTTTTCattcatgcatgcatgcataaTGTATCACTGTCATCTTCAGGGTTACTCTTAGGATTTGCATCTGCACAAAGCACCATAGTTAAAGATGACACTGTTTAGGAAACAATTTTGGATCTGTTTCTTTTATTATGCagaactctctctctctctttctacATTGTCATTGTCACTGCAAATAATTGTTCTGTTTTGGTCACTTTATCATGCGTATAAAGATAAATTTAGTTCCTTGAATGGATATTAGTATGACAAATTAGTTTTTGATTCTAGACTTGGGTGAATCTGAAATTTGAACTTTTCAACATTACCATTTTGTGCAAATAATGTTATTCTTGCAGGGATTGTAGGATTAATTAACATGGTGTGATATAGTTGATGAATAACCATGAGGATTTAGTATGTGGTCAAGACTTGCATTTCCAAGTTTAGGTTAAGAAAAAATCTGTTGGGGGATTTCAAAAGGGTTATGTAAAGTTCACAAAAGAAAGTTATTGTCTTTAGTAGACAAAGTTAAACCTATTCATAGGAAAGAATTTTGCTCCTTTCTCTGTTGTGTTCTTCATTTCTTTGGTTAGCACATCTGATGTTGGAAAATgggtattttttcttttcatgcaAGGATTTGattgttaatgtttttttatgtttttatttgatCAGTATTACTATGAACCGCATACCAGAAGGAAGTTTCGATCATTGGCATCTGTTCAGAAATATCTAGCACAAGAAGCAGGAGATCATGATATCAATGATATCACTGAGACAACTATATCAAAAGATGGAAACACAAATACTGTGAGTTCTAATTTCATATGTTGCAACtttcttttatgtatttatagtgCAAAATGTGAGTAACATTTAGTAAGAAGATGAAATCATTCTGAATCTCCACAAAGAACCTCGGAGAGGAGAAACATTGAAACTATTGAACATTTTCATACTTATGCCTCATGTGTCACCCTAAccaatgtttttaatttttatggtgAAATTCCTGTAACACTACTTTTCTTTCACAATTTTCCTTTGAAAATTTTAACTTGTAATAAcagattttgtttttcttgatttGAGGATGCAACATAAAAGGATTAGTTATGTCAAATGTGCACCTACTTTATGTGCTGTTTTGTTCTACAATGTACCTAATACAACTGCAAAGAAATTGAGGAGTTGTTGTGGCTTAAAGTACTCTCTATTTTGATTCAAAGTTATATTTTCTGCAGAATTATACCGAGCCAGGAGAAGGAAAACAATTGGAAGAAAAACCAAGTACAGCAATACCGAAGGTGCAAAATCCAACCAACAAGTAACTTTTGATTACAACGTATATCTACACGGTTTATCAAAATCTTATCTATGTTTTCTATTCAGTTTGCAGTGGAACCAGAAGTGAAAATTGTTCGTGGTATAAGAAGTTCTAGAAACCGTTCTCATAAACCTTCTTCTTCACTATCACAAGAAGAAATAATCATTCCAAAGCCCTGCAAACACTCTAATCAATATCCTGCAGTGAGTTTCAAAACTATAGACTTTATAGCATTAAAAATACTGATGATGCTTTTAATGTAAATAGCTGAATGTTTTCAGAAAAAACATGTGAAGCTGGATAATCAGAAAAAACCCAACTCTGAGAAGAGTAACAGAGCTCCGGTGCATAACCTAACTGGTCCACCACCAGAAAAAGTGAGCTGGGTTCTGTCTGGTGCAGATGGCTTTTGGAACCCTTTTGTTGATGGTTTGGCTGTGCCAGAAGCTGAAAGGCTAAGATGGTCTGAAGCATTTGTACAAACCATCTATGATAAGGGAAACTAAGGTAAGTTCCATATAATTAATACTTCAATTCAAGTTTTTCAGTCACTAGTTGATTTTCATTTGATTTTGCAGGTTGGATGAAGATGAGGATCTTCCTTAGTTGAGAATGGATAATGGAATTATGTGCACCTTAAAATTTATGCagatattattctattttagtaTATGCCTTAAAATTTATGCAGACATTGTTCTATTTTAGTATGTGCAGACAGATGTTAAGAAGTGTAATGATGTAGTTTGTATCTTAAGTTATGTTTGGATCACACATGGAAGCAACTTCTAAACTGGGTTATGATTGAGGTTTTTgaatcttcatttcattttaatcttAAGACTGTGTCTATTGGTCTATCCTATATGCATGTTGACATTGACAACTTTTGCACTAAGAAACTTGTTTTATCAGTACCACGTTACGCACATATGCATAACTTGTATTATGGTCTTGTTATATGTTTATATACTGTGTTTTTCTTTGGCAATTCACTCtaattttcattctaatatCTGAAATTCATGACTTTATATAAGAACACATTGAAAGATAAGAACACATAGTTGAAGACATATTTTCTCTCATTGAATTTTAGTTCATGATTAGTTTgcttatacaattatatttcaAGATTTTCTTTTCAGTTTCCCTTTTActatatttgaataaaagaaagaagGTAGAAAAAGTAGTTCCTTTTagaatttgggaaaaataatttgaaaagatgAGAGAGAGTGACTTATTGGAGTGAGACtttataacatatatatttcCTGTATGGTAGTATAAGTCACCACAAAGTAATTTTCCTTGCTTTGGTGTTTTCTTTCACTATCATTCTTCTTAAAATCATTTCATTttcacttgtttttgttttacttaatagcaatttctaatttttataatcGTGATAAgaaatcaatatttttcttcaatctatTTTTGGTTCAATATGATTCTTATATATGTTTGCCCTGTAATTTCTACAATCTTCTCATATGGCAAAAgtccaaaagaaaatttgagttGATGCAAagttaacaatatatatttttcaaatgtttCCTGAAATTAACTTCTAAACCAGCAGAGGCTATAGTGGATATATTCTGCATTATAAAAACTCCATCCAATTAGTTAAACATATTATAGTGTAAAAGTTTTTCACACAACTACTAAATCATGTGTTTCTAGCTACCACATCATTAAAAGTGTTTGCTGATACGATCAAACTCTTCCAAATCTCAAAGCACAAGATTGGATTATAGTTAATACCTATTCAACAGTGGAAAATGGTTGATTATTGGAAGATAAAAGCGCAAAAGTGCATGAAGGAGAAACAAAGGTATGATCAAGAGAAAATGAAGtagatatttattaaattatcagaCCAATGTATTGCTCCCATAAGAAGCATTGGGGAAAAACTATAAAAGCAAGTTATGAAACATTCTAACAAGGGATAAAAGGCCCCTTGACATCGATTACTGTGAacaacaattcaaaaaataaaaaaaatcactccCTAGCTCAGAATGCAAACTGAACAGTGGACAATCTTGAAGAAGTCCATGGCACTTCAATTTTGACCATGGATCCTTCATATTCAAAATCAACTTCTTTTCCATCAATTCTGCAAGTGCTTGGTCTCTCTGAAGCATAGACCCTCATCTCCCCAGTGCCTCTTACTCCAACTTCCACCAAATTTTGAGCATCATCAAAAGACAGGGACTGGACTGCTCCACCGGTGTTCAGCATATTCACCAAACCGATAGGAGCAAACTTCACGGACTTGCCAGAAAAGACAGTCACAGGGGAAACTGTTATAAGCTCAAAATTGAATGGCTCCAAGGAAATCTCTTCACTGTCAGAAGGTGCTGAGAGGATGAGTTTCTTGGCTTGGCTGAAATACAAGGCGAAAAGCTCCACCCCTTCAATGGAAATTGGGTTGCTTCCACTATCCCACTCAATGTCTTTCGGATTGGTCTTGGTTGATACCTTGTGAGAAAACTCAGCAGCACATTTGTTGGACCTAGACTCACGGAACCAGCCCCCTCCTTGGCAATTAAACACCCCAAGAACTCCAGTGTACTGtatcaaaaggaaaaaacgCATCAGATCATTAGTTACAGAAAGATGAATCCTTCATTGATACCGTTGCACTGTTCTTACTAAACACATACTTTGAATATACTGTATCTTGTATcgtagattaatttttttcaacaaataatGAATAAGATTAGACTTTGGAAAGGAAAGGATGAATTGAATGATGAGATTTAAGGAGGGTATTTAACCTTGTTCAGATTCCATATTTTGAGCATTGTTTTGCCATCATGGAGAGGATCAGCGAAGAGACAATCCCGGGTTGGGAGTGCATAGTACTGACACCTGAGGATGGAGCCATCGGGCAAGACCAGGGTCTTGAGCAACTCAAAGTTGTGGTTCCCAACTTTGTCACTGATGTAAATGGGGCCACCAGATATGGCTCTTGAAGCTGCATGGAAAGCAGCACAAGGGTGAGTAGATTGGAACATGTCCCAATCTGGTTGAATGAAGTTCCCCATCCACAAGCTGTTGTAGGCACAGTGCACCATGTGACACCCTTGTAGCCAATAAGTACCATTTGGATCACCATAAGGGTCAGTGCACCAGAAATCATCCCCTGATTCAATCCAAATCATGAACACACATAAGATCAAAGAAACTAAACTAAGCAAAACCAACCCCAGAAGGTTCCTTTCTAAAAGAATACacataattttgttatgttgTGTTCTTAGGAAAGAATACATACCAACACGACCAAGGGATATTGCTTCAGTTCCCAGCAACATGAAATCGTTGCAATGCTCCATGCTGGCAATGACACCATTTCCTTTGAAATGTTTTCTCACTGAAGCTGTTAGAGCTTTGTAATATGCTTTTGCCATATCCACTCGCCCTCCATATTTCTCACATATCATTTCCAGCAACTGTTTTACAAATTCAGTGCATCACAAGTGAAAATCCACACAAAGGTAACAAACAAATAGGAAGCAAAAGCTTAAACAAAGGTAATTTGCATTTTACAAGAAACAGGGTTCAACATTAAGTAGAAAATTgttgaatttaaaaaacatacGCAAAACTCGAAGGGTAAAAGtttcaatttaaaaagaaataacgTACCTACCCGAAATTCGTGCTGACATATAAATTATAGTgctattctatttttttttactccaccaaaattaagattttttcattaaaaaatgtatatttttaaaataaaaaacgaaaaagGAAAGGTTGGAAGGAAATTTAAGAGTGTAGTGAAGAAAAGGATTTACATGGATGACATCGACTTTGACCCCATCAATCCCCGCACGCTCCAGATGCGCGTGAAGCCCCTCGTACATTTCCGCCACCGTCTCCGGCGGCACCACGCCGACTCCGTTCTCCACTATCTTATCCACGGCGAGGTCCTCCATCGTCAACTTCAACCCCTCCGACAGCACCGGCTTCTCCACCGCCGCCTCAGCCATCCCCGCCACCCCGGGCCTGAGTCCTCCCCAGTAGCCACAGAGCGCGTGCCACACGTAAACATACTCAACCGTCGCAAACGCCTCCTTCAACTCCCTCACAAACCCACCCAACCCTTCTCCGTTCCGGTAATCCCTGAACTTGTAATTCTCCTCGTAACTGATCAACCTGCATGGCATCTGTTCTCCGGCCACCGTCTGGTTCATCCCCTCCTTCTCCGGCTCCGCGTCGTGGCTGATGCACTGCCATCCGTCGTCGATTAGAACAAACCCCGGCGGACAACCGCCGTCAACCAGCCCCTTCACGCCGTTCTTGACGCCGTCAGGGTGCACCGTCAGGTAAAACGCGTCCCACGTGCACCAACCGAACTTGTCCACGATTCCTGGAACGGTTTTCTCTTCCAGAAGATTGAAGCTCCCCAAGTGCGCCCTCACCACGCGCGTCGCTTCCTTCACCAACGTGAACGGGTTATCCCCTGCATGCACGTACACCACACTCTCGTACGTCGACCCCGTCACGTGCCTCGACCCACTCTCCACGCACACCTTTCAAAAatccaattaattaaaaactataatatttCCAACAATTCACACGTTTTCTTTTTCCTTACCAATTCaagagtaaataaaaaaattactagtataatatatttattcatgATTCATAATTGTGATGCAAATTTAAAGTAGAAGGTAAAATATTTACCGAAATATTATCATCTGAACCGGGTTGGAGGGAGGCACGGAATGGGCCTTCAACGATGGGGAGAAAGAGAACATAAGGGCGGTCTGAACCGGACTGAAGCATGAGAAACTGAGTTTCGGTTTCGAGGTCGCGACCGTTGGAACCGGTCCAGAGAGTGGTCCACCAGACCTTGAACCGGAAGATGGAGGAGAAGTTGATGTTTTTGAGTTGCCCTAAGGGTGCCACGTGGCGAGAATCGAGAGAGGGAGCGTGGAAACCGAGGAAACAACCTGTGGTGTGAGTGTCGTAGGTACATGGTGTGAGGGTTATGTTTTGAGGCACTTGGGAGAGGATGGTGTGACCCTTAACTTTTAGGGTAGAGTTGGAGAGGGTGAAGAGTGAAGGGTTGAAGCCATTAACATGCTTTGTGATGGAAGAAGAAGCTAAGGGTTTGTTCAAGCTTGGAGTCATTGTGAGAGTGAGAAATTAACAATggaagaatggaagaagaagaagaagaaacacaatgaagaaaaaaatgtgtttgatTTGTGATAtgtggtttggtttggttcgaTGATGTTTGTAAGAACCATTTACGCATATTTATAGAGGTGGCATGAACATGAAGGTGGGGTCCACATGAAGGTTGGTTTTGAAATAGAATCATGGTTTTGGtgagttttctttcttttgtttatttaatttatttaattagtatttttcttttttgatgtaattttaataagttaaaacatgatttgaaaatatttgttaattaagTTAGAGttgaaatatatgtataatttaatgTTTGATTTTGTCGAGGTGTTTGGAGTATGTGGCAAATCacattaaatacaaaaaaaaaagataaggaGTTGTTGGAATAGTCCAAATCACATATCCAAACACGATTTCAATGCCAAAACTACTTCAACTACGtataattttgagattaaaatataattttgtgcaatttgatgaaattatattcatttttaatgttgGAATATAGgtcttgaataaattatttaaaagaatattgagaaaa is a window of Vigna unguiculata cultivar IT97K-499-35 chromosome 4, ASM411807v1, whole genome shotgun sequence DNA encoding:
- the LOC114182534 gene encoding methyl-CpG-binding domain-containing protein 7-like, which produces MSREEDILNTVQSELGLSSELHVGGSSNFKLPEGWIMEEKPRPSKPNHVDKYYYEPHTRRKFRSLASVQKYLAQEAGDHDINDITETTISKDGNTNTNYTEPGEGKQLEEKPSTAIPKFAVEPEVKIVRGIRSSRNRSHKPSSSLSQEEIIIPKPCKHSNQYPAKKHVKLDNQKKPNSEKSNRAPVHNLTGPPPEKVSWVLSGADGFWNPFVDGLAVPEAERLRWSEAFVQTIYDKGN
- the LOC114182427 gene encoding probable galactinol--sucrose galactosyltransferase 5, which produces MTPSLNKPLASSSITKHVNGFNPSLFTLSNSTLKVKGHTILSQVPQNITLTPCTYDTHTTGCFLGFHAPSLDSRHVAPLGQLKNINFSSIFRFKVWWTTLWTGSNGRDLETETQFLMLQSGSDRPYVLFLPIVEGPFRASLQPGSDDNISVCVESGSRHVTGSTYESVVYVHAGDNPFTLVKEATRVVRAHLGSFNLLEEKTVPGIVDKFGWCTWDAFYLTVHPDGVKNGVKGLVDGGCPPGFVLIDDGWQCISHDAEPEKEGMNQTVAGEQMPCRLISYEENYKFRDYRNGEGLGGFVRELKEAFATVEYVYVWHALCGYWGGLRPGVAGMAEAAVEKPVLSEGLKLTMEDLAVDKIVENGVGVVPPETVAEMYEGLHAHLERAGIDGVKVDVIHLLEMICEKYGGRVDMAKAYYKALTASVRKHFKGNGVIASMEHCNDFMLLGTEAISLGRVGDDFWCTDPYGDPNGTYWLQGCHMVHCAYNSLWMGNFIQPDWDMFQSTHPCAAFHAASRAISGGPIYISDKVGNHNFELLKTLVLPDGSILRCQYYALPTRDCLFADPLHDGKTMLKIWNLNKYTGVLGVFNCQGGGWFRESRSNKCAAEFSHKVSTKTNPKDIEWDSGSNPISIEGVELFALYFSQAKKLILSAPSDSEEISLEPFNFELITVSPVTVFSGKSVKFAPIGLVNMLNTGGAVQSLSFDDAQNLVEVGVRGTGEMRVYASERPSTCRIDGKEVDFEYEGSMVKIEVPWTSSRLSTVQFAF